From the genome of Prunus persica cultivar Lovell chromosome G8, Prunus_persica_NCBIv2, whole genome shotgun sequence:
acaAAATTTAAACTGGACACATcatcattaaaataaaaatctaatttactcctaattaaaaatagaaggaaaaaaaagcccaaactTGACTTACTCCAACCTAAtgtattttttctctccttcttcttccttccccaCCCCACATGCACTGGTGGATCCACAGAGGCGCAAGGAAGTGTAGTTGCACCTCCCCTCGCTGGAAACTTCCTTGGAGATGCCGAAATTTGCCCATTTGCTAGTGCCCACCAATTGTTCGACTAAATGTCTCAAAGAAGTTGTTTTGTTTACTACTCTGTAAGACCctgaatatttaaattagATTGTTGGGCTCGATCTCATGAGCATGTAGGAGAAAACGGTTTATCAATCGGAGCTCCACAACCaaagttatgaatttttgaagttttttcaAGAATTGATGAAGTTAAAGTTGCAGAGGCAGttcgaggaagaagaaagactcGGTGTCAATCTAGCGCTTCttattttgattctttttttaaatggtCCAATAACAAGTTGACAcatgtcattttctaattggcCTAACTTAAGAATTCATTAAAAACTCATGCGTGCCTAAAAATTCACCGAAAATTACCTCAAACTTTTAATCACATGTGCTTTTGGTTAGATTAATTGGTATTGACTTCTGTttgattaattatataattgacatggattttgttcatatttgatatgaattttgaTAAACTAATTGTGTCACTAATCtgaattttattcatattaatTGATATTCCATATAGACTATAATCAATTAGTTATAGACATAAAACTCTTATTTGAGATAttagtattgtttaaattctAAGGGCATTTAGTtgtctaaattattttttaaatttttagcctttttttttatttttaaaaacacagtATATAGATGTTAGAATTTAAACCTAGGACCTTGCCTGAGTCCTTTATGATTTTTTAGCCTTTTAAATATTACACCTTCCCTACAAAAATCTTGGATCAGGCTGCACATAGACCCCGACCCCCACCCCAATTCATAACATCTTTGCAGTACATTCATCAAGCAACTGTTGTTGTATTTGATGAATTGAATGGAACCTTCAACTTTTCATAGTCGACAGAAATCTCTATTTCTAAGGGCCACTAAGAATCATTGGTTTGGGAAATtggggaaagaaaataaaaaaattggaatgcCTTTTCGTTTGTGGTAAAGCTAAACTAGAATGAGTTTAGCAAAGCTACAAAAGACCCCATCCTAGAATGCCAACGATACAAAAGACCCCATCCAGAATACCAACGAATGTGTCTTGAGATGGTGTTAGGTCAAAGCAGCAAgagtcaaaaaaattcgaTAGGACATGGGTTGAGCCTCATTGACTCCTGCAATCCTAGCACGAACTGTATGATAGCCCATTGGGTGGCAAAGATTACTCCAACGTCAGATTGATCCAATAGCTGCTGTTGTGACGCAGCACACGCACAAAGGTTTCAAGCGAAACCTTGAGTAACAATAAAACTGGATTCCAccagaaaattaagagaagcTCTCTTGGaataatgttattaaaaactgagttcccagaaacattAGACAAACCTGTCTAAATACACAATTCTCAACAACCCTCAACCCTTCAACTACTAGGGGAGTTATtacataaaactgaaaaaataggattaatttggagtcttAATAACGTAACTCATAAACTGTccaaaacagaatttattggaaaattaaCTACCAAACTTTAACTGCGGAAGGCCAAACGACCTCAGAATGCCAAAATCCACCTTATGTCACAGCAAAGCTGTGAGTTACACTCGTGGCGTCGTTCCCTTTCCGAAAAGGTATTTTGCGTCCTAATCGGAGCTTGGACGACAAAACTGCATATTCCCGCTACGTCCTTTTTCTAGCTCAACCGCGATAAAATCTGCCATATGTTCTACATCATGTTGTATTTGATGAATTGAATGGAACCTTCAACTTTCCATGACAGAAACctcattattttttaaggCCACTAAGAATCATTGGTTTGGGAAAGAAAAGATGAATGACTCAGATTTTTTGGGAAGATGTgtggagaaggaagaagaaagaaaaaataatgttatacacgtttttttttttatacgaaTAGTGAAGTTagagattttttttccatttttaattaggagtaatttggatttttatttgaagaatGATATTTTCAGtttaattagattaaattttaatgaagtGACATATAAAGAACGAAAGCCAAATTGATCATGgcaaagaaaattataataaagcATCCGAATCCTAATTATAATGCATTCTGAACGAAAGTCAAGCTGATTATGACAGAGAAAGTCAACAAGCAACTTGGCTATTGGATGCAATTGACTAATTACACAAAAGATATTTTCATATGATAAAAAAGCAActtacaaaattgaaatactTTGCGAAATGCAAAATCCCTTTGTGTATTATTAATATAtgctttgctttcttttcaagcatcacacacacaaagacaaacccttttgttttgattaattTCCAGATATGCAGTTGATTAGACAGATGGAGCACCCCACCCCCCCACTAATACATTCCCTAAATTAATGGGATTAGGAGATAATCCATCTCTAATTACTTGTGAGTTGTCATTCTTTACTGTTTATGGTGAATCTCATCACACGTACATATTAGCTTTAACGAAAGTACCCAAAATTGACCTAGATAAAGAGAGAACGCAAGATATTTTGGCTGTGGCTTCATGGCGCTGCCTGATAGCAAGCACATGTCTAGTCCAAGCAAGTGGTGCAGCAGATGGGCCTCTTCTGCTGCTAGGGTTTCAGATCCCACAAGTGGCTTTGGGCTTTAATATATAGCTTTATTTTTCTAGGGTTTCAGATACAAATTatttctttgcttcttctctttccaTTGCATTTCATAGGTTCTTCTGACCCAAAAAGGAAACACGCATAAACGAAAATGGAAAGAGATTGTGTTATGTTCGGAAACCACTAACCAAAAGTTACTGTTGTCATTTTCATAATGCATCATGCATGGATACATTATTCTGGTTCCTTCCTGTCGATGTTCTCTCTTCTTGCTCATGTTCCTTGTGTAACCCtaataatatatgaaaatgaaatccaacaagCATATATCCAGCCTGGAAAACACACAATAAAGAAAAGGAGGCATCTGTTTGGCTATACGTCCGCCCATTCTTTTGTTGTAGGtccataaagaaagaaaaagaaaaggtttgtCCTTTCACATACAAAAAATAGGGCATTGCTATTTATTCGTAACATATTTATTGACTTTATTGTTAATCACTTCTAATAAAGAGGTGGTCAGTAAATGTAgtacaaatattataaataacaatGCCCCGACAACTAGCTTTAACTTTTTAGTTAATATAACAAGCACATCTTTATGCTCACAAGGGACCTCCTCGTACGGAGTTTTCAAGTTTGTAAAATGTAAATATTTTTGCATAAATTCAAAGAGAGAATAAAGTTTAGGGTGAAATGGGAATGAATGGGGAAGAACGACTTGATACCGACTGGTACAAGACAAGCCAATTTGTCATAGTTAATTATTCTTTTcgaaaaaagaaaggtaaaTTTCGAATAAACTCTCTTCAATCAGTCACCATCTTTAGGATATCAGAACATTATTATTGTGGGTGTTATCAGCATATATACATCTTCTTTGTTTCCATTTGGGGTCTTACTGTCTCATTTGAAGACACTTGGAAATATTTCATTTATGGATCCAAAAGAGATACGATATCTACATTCTACAATTGTGTGAGCAAGATAACCCAATGGCTGAACCTCAAACCttgtttaatatatataaaagttatCCAACGTTTTGGTTATCTGATCATGTTCCGATTCTCCCATTATCTGAGCAAGAATTAATCTAACTACTCTTTTCGTGGTGTAGTGTGGGTTTTACAAGATAAATACTCTACCACTGAAGCTAAAATCTCGGCCTAATTCCAATATGATTGATCACTGTTGCATCATTCTACACAAAAATCTAAAGCTGTAAAAACCATTTTCGTCTTTATATAAATGTGTAAGGCTCTATAACCAAAtattattacaaattatatTGATAGGTAATTGAGTTTGTGTTCGTCTTCTCCATGCAACAACTTCAAATCTATGTTGAAAGCTCAAAATTATTGGAAATATAAGCTGCTAAACGAACACCACACTATGACAAGATTCAGCATTACACTCATATACGTACCATTTAAATGTCATAACACTTAACATAGCAAGCAgcacatataaataaaattctccGTACTCTGATGATAAGTACCGCCGGGCTTCACAAGGTAGTAAGATGTTTTATTCAGACCTTTATCCTGATTGGAGTTCCGCACGTGTAGGTAACACGACAGAATTCCCCGACAGCTACAGTGTAGGCATGTGTAGGCTTAAGGAGGAATGTAGGCAGGTGCACCAgcaactcacacacacactcatTATCCAGCTGGGTCAACCATCTACAACAGTTATCTTCTGCAGGTGAGGGTGAGGGTTCATGGTGCCCCCCATGCCTGTGCCTATTATGACCATGTCTATGCCCGTGCCCATGTCCGTGCCCATGTCCATGCCCGTGCTCATGTTCGTGTTCCTGTTCCTGTCCTCCGTCATCATCGGGGGGAGAAGAGGGGGGAGGGGAGGGCGGTGTCGGAAGGGGAGTTGGAGTGAAGGGCAGCAATGCACATGCATAGTTAGCAAGCGCAAATTGTGAAGCACAAAGAGGGCGGGGAGGTGGGAATAGACGCTGTGCCTCCATCTTGGGCACAAATAGTAGGGAAGCTACAAACAAGGTTAAAGTAAGAATGTTGACTCTCTCCATGCCAGCTATCTTCTGCCTTCTGCTAGTACATGTGAGATGTGAAGAGAAAAGATGGATGGTTTTTAGGTGTTTTAGGCTAAGCcttgtatttatacagttttGTGCTTTCATAAgcttcttgttttcttgaGTTTAGTTAGGCTTTCTTTGTGggttataataattaataagtaATGGGGATTGCCAAGGGGATGAGTTCAGGTTTTGAATGGTTTATTCATTCTCATTCATTTTGTGTGAAGACTCTGTTAGTGTTAGGTGACGTGCAAACTCTTCTAAATTGCTCATACCAACTGCAAGAGCAGAGAACAGAAAATACTTCACAAATTGGCAAATTGTTAAAAGATTTTTCCTTTGCCTTGTCCATTTAGAAGACATGGATAATATATTTGGTGTAAACTATCTTCCTGTTTGGCCATCAACATGGAGATAATGAAAATGAGGAAGAACCCATTGCATGCCCTGTTTGCAGAATCATTCaagtaaatgaaatgtttAGAGCTAAAACTCAAATGAAATAGTCAACGTTTGTAGATTATTAAGGGAAGCAGAATTTCTGGTTTGCCAAAATATGGTAATGGTTGGATGACTAAGCCTCATGAAGTTCTGAACCAACCCATTCATACAGAGAGAACTAATGCAGAGATGAAGAGGAAAGCTCAAAAGTAGATCAGTTCAGTTATATTTGGAACAAGACTCACTTCCTACATCATCTGATGTTCTTAACAGAAGTAAATTTATGATAACAATTTTCAGATCTATTGTCCTGTTTAAGGAAAGACACTCAACTTCAGTGAACATTCACTTTGGAAGCTACTTGTTAGAATTCATTGTATGAGAAACAAACTCCAGCCTTAATAAATAGACACTATAGTCTCACTTCCAGAATAATGCCTAACAAGATCAACATTTTCTGAAATCGTGTCATCTTGCAAACTGAGCATGACACAGGCGAAGTTGAGATAATGGGGATgtgaaaaagatgaaaatgtTCACCGtcatttttatgtttgatCAGTTATGAAATTTACAAGCATGTATCACAAATGGTCATAGTGGTTTCATCAATATTTCCCATTTTTACAAATTGTTGTACAGTTCAACAAAACGAAGTACAGATATATAATAATGGGTCCTATATATGACACCAAAAGAAAGCAGTTTCACCCTCCATTCAAGAGATACAGTTACACCAAGAATCGCTGCAAATTTTTTGATGAATGTGAGTACAAAAAGGAACCTTCTCCTAGACAGAATACTATAATCCCACACAACCAAGATCATCCAATATTTTCAACAGTATTTGCAGCGCAATATCAatagaaatttcaaataagaagTAATTCCTTCTTACCTGTCAGCATTCATCTAGTTTTAAAACTCACCTTTCTTGATCATCAACTATTCCTTGCACCTGTGCTTGCCCTATTCTTTATTCCCCATGGCCATCCTTTCCTTGTCCTTCTTAACCTCTTCCATTTGCAACTGCAACTGTTCTTTTCTCTCCCTCCATCCCTCCTCCAATAGCTCAACAAACTTGTCCTTTATCTCTAGCAGCGGATCACAGTCAATCATTTTATCATCCTTGTACGCTTCCCTGAGCACCGCTGTCTTAATCCCTCCCTTCAATGACAGATAGAATATCCCCGAATGCCTTGTGAATACATTCGAGAATGCATTTGAAAACCTATACTCATCACTAAATTTCCCCAATATGGGCACAGGAATCCTCTTAAATATGGACAATGATAACAGCTCATGGAAAACCCCAACCGTCCTCTTCTCCATTTCCTGAGATGCTTGATCCAATTGCGACACATCCTTGTATGGGGATATGTAATCCAGCTCCATCCAATCCCTAACCCACTCCCTCATTTCCCTCTTCAAGAAAAACCCTGATGGAAgcttataataaaaattaggACGAACTCGGATTCCTGTCAAATTTGACTCCTCTTCTGCTCTCCTCTCAATCACAGATTTCGCAAACTCGGGGTTCCAAGAAACCAATTCCAGAAATGATTTCTCCTCCCCAGGGAACCCAAGTATCCTAAAATACTGCGGATATTTGGGCACCAAATTGACCATAAAATCATTAGGGAACCCAAATTCCCTCTTGACATGAACCAATTTATCAGCACTAAGCACTTTATCCTTGGACATCATCAACAATTTACACAACTTAGACACAATCAGAGGCTCATTTTCCATAACAATCCCATTCCCTTCTTCAAGAATTTGCTGGAGCCTATCGCTAATTCGAAGAAACTTAACGGGTTCCGTTTTGGGTTTGATTCTATCAtaataaatatcaaataaacCAGGGTTTCTGCTAAGAAAGGTTTTGACTTTGATGTTAAGGCGCAATCTTTCGCGCCGTTTTTCAAGGTACCGAAGTGGTATTGCCTTGCCCGGTTCGTTAAGGACCTCCTTGACGACCCGGGCACAGAGCTTGTACTGTTTGTCGTTCTTAATGGCCTGGTCTAGCTTCCGGTCTTTGCGCCAAACCACCTTGAGGCTCGAAATGAATCGAACCTGAAGGTGCGTTTCTGGGTTCGTGTGTGACGTGAAAATGGTTGTGTGGTTGTGCAAATAGGAAGAAATAGTTCGGGTCTTGGGGAGCATACCTGGAATCAGAGACCGAGCCAAACCCCACTCAACACAGTGCGagcttagagagagagagacggcgATCCCAATTTCAgggtgtgtttttttgtagcGGCGAAGTTGAATGGGCTGAATTGTATATGCTTTTATTGGTTTGGGCCTGGCCTTGGCCCAATCCAATAAACAGTATCACAGAGCTCAACCACAGCGGATAAAAAACCCCATTCTTCACAAAATGATATTCTAACTAGTATAATACACAAGAAGGGAGATCAAACTCGTGTATAAAGATACACACATTATTTTAATCAACTGACCGAATATAACATTATCTTGATCAACAGATTGTGTCGAAATTAGACACAATCATAGATCGTTTgatattattgattttgtttgctttCCCTCTTGGACAGAAAATACTTCcgccttttttttaaatagaaatttaTATATTCATGTTAATAATAATGTGATATGTGTTGTAAATAttaaggtggagcccacctccaatGAAAGGAGTTTAGTCTATATAAGGGCTCACCCTTCTCTTTGTAATAGACACACAgatagaaatgaaaacaaaatgagaaatcagtttctctactttctctctctcaatttcctctccaatttctctagatttataacacgttatcagcacgaattcgCTTTAACAATACCAGCTGAATTCTCTGATGAAACCCATATCTCTTATCATTTTTCACCTTGATCCTTTGTCGAAACCTTATCATTCTCTGCCtatcctttctttttcagtcttttgtttctttgcagATCACTCATTCGCAGAAAGATGAGCTGCTTGAATATGAGCACATGGGTTCAAATCCAAACCTGTTCAAGTTCAAATTTACAGCAACAACATCACATGGGTTCAAATCCAAACCTGTTCAAGTTCATATTTACAACAATTCTGATGGGCTGAGAAGTCTGGTTATACTCTGCTGTCAAAGCAGAGGTACACCAATTTGTGAGAGATActttccaaaaacaaaattcagattggaaaacccccaaaaatgGAGAATCGGTTCTGAGCTGGATGCAGATCTGATGCTTATGGCTGCTGAAGCTGGACCAACAGATGTAATTGATATTCAATTCGATGTGGTTGAATTCCGGATGTATAAGATATCGGGACGAAAGGCTCGGTGGAAGGGCTGAGTCCTGGACCGATCTTTGTCATCCGACCTTTGCCATGAC
Proteins encoded in this window:
- the LOC18767864 gene encoding uncharacterized protein LOC18767864, with the protein product MKAQNCINTRLSLKHLKTIHLFSSHLTCTSRRQKIAGMERVNILTLTLFVASLLFVPKMEAQRLFPPPRPLCASQFALANYACALLPFTPTPLPTPPSPPPSSPPDDDGGQEQEHEHEHGHGHGHGHGHGHRHGHNRHRHGGHHEPSPSPAEDNCCRWLTQLDNECVCELLVHLPTFLLKPTHAYTVAVGEFCRVTYTCGTPIRIKV
- the LOC18766306 gene encoding protein ROOT PRIMORDIUM DEFECTIVE 1 encodes the protein MLPKTRTISSYLHNHTTIFTSHTNPETHLQVRFISSLKVVWRKDRKLDQAIKNDKQYKLCARVVKEVLNEPGKAIPLRYLEKRRERLRLNIKVKTFLSRNPGLFDIYYDRIKPKTEPVKFLRISDRLQQILEEGNGIVMENEPLIVSKLCKLLMMSKDKVLSADKLVHVKREFGFPNDFMVNLVPKYPQYFRILGFPGEEKSFLELVSWNPEFAKSVIERRAEEESNLTGIRVRPNFYYKLPSGFFLKREMREWVRDWMELDYISPYKDVSQLDQASQEMEKRTVGVFHELLSLSIFKRIPVPILGKFSDEYRFSNAFSNVFTRHSGIFYLSLKGGIKTAVLREAYKDDKMIDCDPLLEIKDKFVELLEEGWRERKEQLQLQMEEVKKDKERMAMGNKE